The proteins below are encoded in one region of Thioalkalivibrio sp. K90mix:
- a CDS encoding SCP2 domain-containing protein produces MAEPFALPSPFTALIEAALNEHLASAPEKDRARLAGRAIAVVIEPPGIALSLIGAADRLQVVGGVEEPVDVQLAGSPLSLAAAMARDDRSGLTITGDATVLSDLQHALRDSGVDWEGLFERFAGAGAAGPLRDLLDQARDSLRHLGRRSAEDTADYLRDELEWLPAGGAFEAFADDVAALRDDVARLDARLRQLGRHSPEANASAPDDRQA; encoded by the coding sequence ATGGCCGAACCCTTCGCCCTGCCCAGCCCGTTCACGGCCCTGATCGAGGCCGCGCTGAACGAACACCTGGCGAGCGCGCCGGAAAAGGACCGGGCGCGCCTGGCCGGGCGTGCGATCGCTGTCGTGATCGAACCGCCGGGGATCGCACTGTCACTGATCGGGGCTGCCGACCGCCTGCAGGTGGTGGGCGGTGTCGAGGAACCGGTGGACGTGCAGCTGGCGGGCTCGCCGCTGTCGCTGGCCGCGGCGATGGCGCGTGACGATCGCTCCGGGCTGACCATCACCGGCGATGCCACCGTGCTCTCCGATCTGCAGCATGCGCTGCGCGACTCCGGGGTCGACTGGGAGGGGTTGTTCGAGCGCTTTGCCGGCGCCGGAGCGGCCGGACCCCTGCGGGACCTGCTGGATCAGGCACGCGACAGCCTGCGCCACCTCGGCCGCCGCTCCGCCGAGGACACGGCCGACTACCTGCGCGACGAACTCGAGTGGCTGCCGGCGGGCGGTGCGTTCGAGGCCTTCGCCGACGACGTCGCCGCGCTGCGCGACGATGTCGCCCGGCTGGATGCGCGACTGCGCCAGCTGGGGAGACACTCCCCAGAGGCCAACGCCTCCGCTCCTGACGACCGGCAGGCCTGA
- a CDS encoding diguanylate cyclase, whose product MTNGRRQLFRLGIRQKVVLILLTVLLTALSISGYLVLRDVERNVLDETDRRGAETADYLARSLAYPVVGYDYHTLQLLLEQVVEAGGVVHVRVISDRGNTMAEMQHPQREELERVAFERPIMLDDRDVGYLEMELSIEPILAQLQQQKRALIQREVAVIALIAAAEFIALSWIIIGPLTRVSRSLESNVDENGVILRDIPVGSRDEIGELARRFNQMRAQLNTANEQLRGRVEAADRELKEAYDQLLRQQSELEASNMELEQLTLTDPLTGLGNRRAFQEAIEKDVALFRRHGDPASLLILDLDAFKQINDTHGHEGGDRILRRFAELLQDRVRTTDLVCRLGGEEFAVFLRRAEPEDALAIAEALREAVAAMEVALDDGARASITVSIGVAWLSLEDDLTTTRALCRAADQAMYASKRRGRNRVTDYTTLAAEDPLGQDQSGDKG is encoded by the coding sequence ATGACCAACGGGCGTCGACAACTGTTCCGGCTGGGGATCCGCCAGAAGGTCGTCCTGATCCTGCTGACAGTGCTGCTGACCGCGTTGTCGATCAGCGGCTATCTGGTGCTGCGCGATGTCGAGCGCAATGTGCTCGACGAGACCGACCGCCGCGGCGCCGAGACCGCCGACTATCTCGCCCGTTCCCTGGCCTACCCCGTGGTCGGCTATGACTACCACACCTTGCAGCTGCTGCTGGAGCAGGTCGTCGAGGCCGGCGGCGTAGTGCATGTGCGCGTCATCAGCGACCGCGGTAACACCATGGCGGAGATGCAGCATCCCCAGCGCGAGGAACTGGAACGCGTCGCGTTCGAGCGCCCCATCATGCTCGACGACCGCGACGTGGGCTACCTGGAAATGGAACTCAGCATCGAGCCCATTCTTGCGCAGCTCCAGCAGCAAAAACGCGCCCTGATCCAGCGCGAGGTCGCGGTCATCGCCCTGATCGCGGCGGCGGAATTCATCGCACTCTCGTGGATCATTATTGGGCCATTGACGCGCGTGTCACGGTCTTTGGAGTCGAACGTCGACGAAAACGGCGTGATCCTGCGCGACATTCCGGTCGGATCCCGCGACGAGATTGGCGAGCTGGCCCGTCGGTTCAACCAGATGCGTGCCCAGCTGAACACGGCCAATGAACAGCTGCGCGGCCGAGTCGAGGCAGCGGATCGCGAACTCAAGGAGGCCTATGACCAGTTACTGCGACAGCAGTCTGAACTGGAGGCCTCCAACATGGAGCTGGAACAGCTGACCCTGACAGACCCGCTGACAGGGTTGGGTAATCGGCGCGCCTTTCAGGAAGCGATCGAGAAGGACGTGGCCCTGTTCCGCCGCCACGGAGATCCCGCGAGCCTGCTGATCCTGGATCTCGACGCCTTCAAGCAGATCAACGACACCCACGGACACGAAGGGGGCGACCGGATCCTGCGGCGTTTCGCCGAGCTGTTGCAGGACCGGGTCCGCACGACCGATCTGGTCTGCCGCCTCGGCGGCGAGGAGTTCGCGGTCTTCCTGCGTCGCGCCGAACCCGAGGATGCGCTCGCCATCGCGGAGGCACTGCGCGAGGCAGTTGCGGCGATGGAGGTGGCGCTTGACGACGGCGCGCGAGCATCCATCACTGTCAGCATTGGCGTCGCCTGGCTATCGCTGGAGGACGATCTCACCACCACCCGCGCACTCTGCCGGGCGGCGGATCAGGCGATGTACGCCAGCAAGCGGCGGGGTCGCAACCGCGTGACTGATTACACCACGCTCGCCGCGGAAGATCCGCTCGGGCAAGACCAATCAGGAGACAAGGGATGA
- the ubiB gene encoding ubiquinone biosynthesis regulatory protein kinase UbiB — MRRALYRGLRLWTIARVLVRYRLDVILFTLKPLRPLSFLLYLAPWNWFRRTEGTRGERIRRALEDLGPIFIKFGQMLSTRRDLLPDDIAVELARLQDRVPPFPFEQARALIESELERPIEIAFARFEDTPIASASIAQVHAATLQDGREVVVKVVRPGILKTIRADLEVMHLIADLADRYWSEAKRLRPREVVDEYEKTVTDELDLIREGANAAAIHRNFEDSHLLYIPEIIWDYTRRSVLVMERIGGIPVADIAALRERNVDLKLLAERGVEIFFTQVFRHNFFHADMHPGNIFVDATHPDDPTYLAVDFGIVGSLLDSDQRYLAENFHAFFNRDYRRVAELHVESGWVPKDTRVDEFEAAIRTVCEPIFQRPLEEISFGQVLLRLFQTARRFNMEVQPQLVLLQKTLLNIEGLGRQLYPQLDLWTTAKPFIEDWMHERMGVRAFIRNAQQHLPRLLAQLPEMPMHLEKALTVEEQRADRDAALRQQIRDLEEGLRRQNRRRHEAWGGAGLLALAGLATQLDVSTWLGLAWPAWPLGLLGAAMLLFGLRPGPYRRPVDRN, encoded by the coding sequence ATGCGCCGCGCGCTGTACCGGGGGCTGCGGCTGTGGACCATTGCGCGGGTCCTGGTGCGCTATCGCCTGGACGTCATCCTGTTCACGCTGAAGCCGCTGCGCCCGCTCAGCTTCCTGCTCTATCTCGCCCCCTGGAACTGGTTCCGCCGCACCGAGGGTACGCGCGGCGAGCGCATCCGCCGCGCGCTGGAAGACCTGGGTCCGATCTTCATCAAGTTCGGGCAGATGCTCTCGACCCGGCGCGACTTGCTGCCGGATGACATTGCGGTGGAGCTGGCCCGCCTGCAGGACCGCGTGCCCCCGTTCCCGTTCGAGCAGGCACGCGCCCTGATCGAATCGGAGCTGGAACGCCCGATCGAGATCGCCTTCGCGCGCTTCGAGGACACCCCGATCGCCTCGGCCTCCATCGCCCAGGTGCACGCGGCCACACTGCAGGACGGGCGCGAGGTGGTGGTCAAGGTCGTGCGCCCCGGCATCCTCAAGACCATCCGCGCGGATCTCGAGGTGATGCACCTGATCGCGGACCTGGCCGATCGCTACTGGTCCGAGGCCAAGCGTCTGCGCCCGCGCGAGGTGGTGGATGAGTACGAAAAGACCGTCACCGACGAGCTGGACCTGATCCGCGAGGGTGCGAACGCCGCCGCGATCCACCGCAACTTCGAGGACAGCCACCTGCTGTACATCCCGGAGATCATCTGGGACTACACCCGTCGCAGCGTGCTGGTAATGGAGCGCATTGGCGGCATCCCGGTCGCGGACATCGCCGCGCTGCGTGAACGTAACGTGGACCTGAAGCTACTGGCCGAACGCGGGGTGGAGATCTTCTTCACTCAGGTATTCCGACACAACTTCTTCCATGCCGACATGCACCCGGGCAACATCTTCGTCGATGCTACGCACCCGGACGACCCGACCTACCTGGCGGTGGACTTCGGCATCGTCGGCTCGCTGCTGGACTCCGACCAGCGCTACCTGGCGGAGAACTTCCACGCCTTCTTCAACCGCGACTACCGGCGCGTAGCCGAACTGCACGTGGAATCCGGCTGGGTGCCGAAGGATACCCGCGTGGACGAGTTCGAGGCGGCCATCCGCACCGTCTGCGAGCCCATCTTCCAGCGCCCGCTGGAGGAGATCTCCTTCGGCCAAGTCCTGCTGCGCCTGTTCCAGACCGCCCGTCGCTTCAACATGGAGGTGCAGCCGCAGCTGGTGCTGTTGCAGAAAACCCTGCTGAACATCGAGGGCCTGGGCCGCCAGCTGTATCCACAGCTGGATCTTTGGACCACCGCCAAGCCGTTCATCGAAGACTGGATGCACGAGCGCATGGGCGTGCGTGCATTCATCCGCAATGCGCAGCAGCACCTGCCTCGGTTGCTCGCCCAACTGCCCGAGATGCCCATGCACCTGGAAAAGGCCCTGACGGTGGAGGAGCAGCGCGCCGACCGCGACGCCGCCCTGCGCCAGCAGATCCGCGATCTGGAAGAGGGGCTGCGCCGCCAGAACCGCCGGCGCCACGAGGCCTGGGGGGGCGCAGGCCTGCTCGCCCTGGCCGGGCTGGCCACCCAGCTCGACGTGTCCACCTGGCTCGGACTGGCCTGGCCGGCCTGGCCACTCGGCCTGCTCGGCGCCGCCATGCTGCTGTTCGGCCTGCGCCCGGGCCCGTACCGACGCCCTGTCGACCGCAACTGA
- a CDS encoding PhnD/SsuA/transferrin family substrate-binding protein encodes MNRTGWLGALLAGLLALPMGAAGEMDEEEGELIFGSVAMDIPARMLSRLEPVTDYLSAELGMEVGLRLSPNMPDAIREVAEGRSDIAYLTPVAYIRARDRGQVEPLVRTVTKGEEAFRLMLVVREDSPLETPQGLVGKRFAFGDEAALLQRATVVNAGVTLDELGEYHFLGHYDNIVRGVINGDFDAGILKDTTAYEWEGNGIRILHESPLLPPYVIAARDGLDPALRERIREVLLAARADDPASGPALRALDESYDGFAPVSDADYDVIRELIAPFD; translated from the coding sequence ATGAACAGGACAGGATGGCTTGGGGCATTGCTGGCGGGGCTGCTGGCCCTGCCCATGGGGGCGGCCGGCGAGATGGACGAGGAGGAAGGCGAACTGATCTTCGGCTCGGTGGCGATGGATATTCCGGCGCGCATGCTCAGCCGGCTGGAACCGGTGACGGACTATCTGTCGGCGGAACTGGGCATGGAGGTCGGCCTGCGCCTGTCGCCGAACATGCCGGACGCGATTCGCGAAGTCGCAGAGGGGCGTTCGGATATCGCCTATCTGACCCCGGTGGCCTACATCCGCGCCCGTGACCGCGGCCAGGTCGAGCCGCTGGTGCGCACCGTCACCAAGGGCGAGGAAGCCTTTCGCCTGATGCTGGTCGTGCGCGAGGACAGTCCGCTGGAGACCCCGCAGGGCCTGGTCGGGAAGCGTTTCGCATTCGGCGACGAGGCGGCGCTGCTGCAGCGGGCCACCGTGGTCAATGCCGGCGTCACCCTGGACGAACTGGGCGAGTACCACTTCCTCGGGCACTACGACAACATCGTGCGCGGGGTGATCAACGGTGACTTCGATGCCGGCATCCTGAAGGACACCACCGCGTACGAATGGGAGGGCAACGGCATCCGCATCCTGCACGAGTCGCCACTACTGCCCCCGTACGTGATCGCTGCACGTGACGGGCTGGACCCGGCGCTGCGCGAACGCATCCGCGAGGTATTGCTGGCCGCCCGCGCGGACGACCCCGCCTCGGGGCCAGCCCTGCGCGCGCTGGACGAGAGCTATGACGGGTTCGCCCCGGTCAGCGACGCCGACTACGACGTGATACGTGAACTGATCGCGCCGTTCGACTGA
- the ubiE gene encoding bifunctional demethylmenaquinone methyltransferase/2-methoxy-6-polyprenyl-1,4-benzoquinol methylase UbiE — protein sequence MKEEPGKTHFGYQTVPESEKASRVGEVFHSVASRYDVMNDLMSLGVHRIWKRYTLERTGVRPGMKILDLAGGTGDLAGAFAPRVGPKGQIVVCDINASMLEAGRDRMLDEGHVGNLDFVQADAEQLPYPDDYFDRVTIAFGLRNVTRKERALAEMRRVIKPGGRVLVLEFSQPMAPLRPIYDIYSFKMLPLMGKLVANDADSYRYLAESIRMHPDQETLAGMMRDAGLERVEYDNLTGGIVALHRGTKF from the coding sequence ATGAAAGAAGAACCTGGCAAGACCCACTTCGGCTACCAGACCGTACCCGAGTCCGAGAAGGCCTCGCGGGTCGGCGAGGTCTTCCATTCGGTCGCCTCGCGCTATGACGTGATGAACGACCTGATGTCGCTGGGCGTCCATCGCATCTGGAAGCGCTACACACTGGAGCGTACCGGCGTGCGCCCGGGCATGAAGATCCTGGACCTGGCCGGCGGCACCGGGGACCTGGCCGGCGCCTTTGCGCCGCGCGTCGGGCCGAAGGGGCAGATCGTGGTCTGCGACATCAACGCCTCGATGCTGGAGGCCGGGCGCGACCGCATGCTGGACGAGGGCCATGTGGGCAACCTCGACTTTGTGCAGGCGGATGCGGAGCAGTTGCCCTACCCGGACGACTACTTCGACCGCGTGACCATCGCCTTCGGCCTGCGCAACGTGACCCGCAAGGAGCGCGCGCTGGCCGAGATGCGCCGGGTGATCAAGCCGGGCGGGCGCGTGCTGGTGCTGGAGTTCTCGCAGCCGATGGCGCCGCTGCGCCCGATCTACGACATCTATTCGTTCAAGATGCTGCCGCTGATGGGCAAGCTGGTCGCCAACGATGCGGACAGCTACCGCTACCTGGCGGAGTCCATCCGCATGCACCCGGATCAGGAGACCCTGGCCGGGATGATGCGCGATGCCGGGCTGGAACGGGTCGAGTACGACAACCTGACCGGCGGCATCGTCGCCCTGCACCGCGGCACGAAGTTCTAG
- a CDS encoding gamma-butyrobetaine hydroxylase-like domain-containing protein, with amino-acid sequence MSSTHRPTDIQLHQKSRILELTYSDGSHFELPCEFLRVYSPSAEVRGHGKGQEVLQVGKEDVNITEIEPVGNYAVKLVFSDGHDTGIYDWDYLHELGTDQERLWQDYLDRLKEAGHERKTH; translated from the coding sequence ATGAGCAGTACCCACCGACCCACCGATATCCAGCTGCATCAGAAGTCGCGCATCCTGGAGCTGACGTATTCGGACGGCTCGCATTTCGAGTTGCCCTGCGAGTTCCTGCGCGTGTATTCGCCCTCGGCCGAGGTGCGCGGACACGGCAAGGGCCAGGAGGTCCTGCAGGTCGGCAAGGAGGATGTGAACATCACCGAGATCGAGCCGGTCGGCAATTATGCGGTGAAACTCGTGTTCTCCGACGGCCACGATACCGGCATCTATGACTGGGACTACCTGCACGAGCTCGGCACAGACCAGGAGCGTCTGTGGCAGGATTACCTGGATCGGCTGAAAGAAGCCGGACACGAGCGCAAGACGCACTGA